A portion of the Cryptomeria japonica chromosome 5, Sugi_1.0, whole genome shotgun sequence genome contains these proteins:
- the LOC131876032 gene encoding uncharacterized protein LOC131876032, with protein MSFRKGDQVEVCSDEEGFKGAWFPATIVRKAGLGFLVEFRDLVTDDGKSKLREKIEVDEIRPQPPYMNRQHFVIDEQVDAYDQDGWWEGVIGNVLDDNNYVIFFSHFGEKGEFNVSQLRLHLDWVDEKWLQPSQLPWYWICFDSWILPLSKTTIQHHVPCPNCQENMEHISPRPERRSTRLNKGKSKTYDDEIPEQDKADAPCGYLQSAGTKLNEKTGKRKLSANNQLHDDSLEKEKMGVAGKDVESAETFSTSKKQIIDLCKSQAEFSIDTEVTLSEDMEKTTGYPVNTPEISASANLKKSELHAYHSILKALYLQGNHTWEIEVLLTDIREVLHITQEEHATQLRHIISAQRK; from the exons ATGAGTTTTAGAAAAGGTGACCAAGTTGAAGTTTGCAGTGATGAAGAAGGTTTTAAGGGAGCCTGGTTCCCTGCAACCATAGTTAGGAAGGCTGGTCTAGGGTTTCTTGTTGAATTCAGAGATTTAGTGACTGATGATGGGAAATCGAAACTGAGAGAAAAAATTGAGGTTGATGAGATAAGGCCTCAACCACCTTATATGAACAGGCAGCATTTTGTGATAGATGAACAAGTTGATGCATATGATCAAGATGGTTGGTGGGAAGGAGTAATAGGAAATGTTCTAGATGATAATAACTATGTTATTTTCTTTAGCCACTTTGGTGAGAAAGGTGAATTCAATGTATCTCAACTTCGCCTTCATCTGGACTGGGTAGATGAAAAGTGGCTTCAGCCTTCACAG CTTCCATGGTATTGG ATATGCTTTGACAG TTGGATTTTACCTTTGTCTAAG ACAACAATACAACATCATGTGCCCTGTCCAAATTGTCAGGAGAACATGGAACATATTTCTCCAAGGCCAGAAAGAAGATCGACTAGGTTGAACAAAGGCAAAAGTAAAACCTACGATGATGAAATCCCAGAACAAGATAAGGCAGATGCACCATGTGGGTATTTACAAAGTGCAGGAACTAAGCTGAATGAGAAAACAGGAAAGAGAAAACTGAGTGCTAATAATCAGTTGCATGATGattctcttgaaaaggaaaaaaTGGGTGTAGCAGGAAAGGATGTGGAAAGTGCAGAGACTTTCTCTACATCTAAGAAACAAATTATTGATTTGTGCAAGTCACAAGCAGAATTTTCAATAGACACCGAAGTTACACTTTCTGAAGATATGGAGAAAACTACTGGTTATCCTGTTAATACTCCTGAAATAAGTGcaagtgcaaatttgaaaaagagTGAGCTCCATGCTTATCATTCAATTCTTAAGGCATTGTATCTTCAGGGAAATCATACTTGGGAAATTGAAGTTCTTCTTACAGATATTAGAGAAGTGTTACATATTACTCAGGAGGAGCATGCAACCCAGCTCAGACACATAATTTCTGCTCAACGTAAGTGA